Genomic window (Nitrospirota bacterium):
CGGCGCATCTCCACGGCCCTGGCCCGCCGCTCTTCCAGCGGCGCATCGTCCAGAAAGGCATAGGGGTTCGCGTTGAGGATTTCATGACAGAAGGGCGAGGGAGCGGGCGTATCCCTGGCCAGGCATTGAATCGCTCCCGATTCGATGTTGCTCAGAAGGGCTTCGAGTCCGTCGATATCCATGGCCTCGGTCAGGCAATCGCGGATCGTCTCCCGGACCAACGGATGGTCCGGCACGTCGCGCGGGCCGTGGATATTTTCCTGGCAGGCGGTGGCGGCGGGAAACACGGAAGCCAGCAGGTCCTCCGCCCTCATCCGCTGGATCTGCGGCGGGACTTTTTTGCCGTTGGTAAAACGGAGCAAGGCCAGGGACCGTTGGGCGTTCCAGCGCCAGCGGGTCATGAACATCGGAGCCTGGAGGACGGCCTGGATCAACACCTCGCGGACCCCGTCGGCACGCAGAAACCCGAAGACCGACTCGAGCGGGAAACTGTGTCGTTCGCCCAGCGACAGTACGATGCCCTCGTCCGTGGCCGCCGCCTGCAGCTCGAAGTCGAAGGTGGCGCAGAATCGTTTTCTCAAGGCCAGCCCCCAGGCCCGGTTCAACCGGCCGCCGAAAGGCGCATGCAAGACCAGTTGCATCCCGCCGCCTTCGTCGAAAAACCGCTCCGCCACGATTGTCTTCTGGGTCGGCACGGTCCCCAGCGCCGCCCGGCCCGCCAGGACATAGGCGACCGCCTGCTCCGCTCCCCGCCGGTCGAGGCCACAGTCCTCTTGGAGCCATTGAAGAGCTGATGGCTGACGGCTGATCGCGTCTCGGATTGCGGCGACTTCGGCCGACAGTTCCGCCGTACGGGCCGGCGCCTCTCCGCGCCAGAAAGGAATGGTTGGCGGCGCCCCATGGGCATCCTCGACCCGCATCTTTCCAGTTTCAACCCCGCGGATGCGCCAGGAGGTATTGCCCAGCAGGATGATATCGCCGGCCAGGCTTTCGACCGCAAAATCCTCGTCCACTGAACCGACGACTGTGCCATCCGGCTCCGCGATCACGGCGTAGTTGGCCGTGTCCGCAATCGCCCCGCCGGAGGTGATGGCCGCCAGGCGGGCACCGCGCCTGGCGCGAATCCGGCGGTTGATCCGGTCGTGGTGCAGATAGGCGGTTCCTCTTCCCCGACTCGTGGCAATGCCCTCGGCCAACATGCGCAGGACCGAGTCGAAGTCCCGGCGTGACAGGTCCCGATAGGGGGCGGCCTGCCGGCAGAGGGCATAGAGTCCCTCCTCCGTCCACTCCTGGGCGGCCACAGATGCCACCATCTGCTGGGCCAGGATGTCGAGCGGGCCCGGCGGCACGGTCAGGCGGTCCAACGTGCCGGCCCGGATGGCCCGCAGGAGCGAGGCGCATTCGATCAGTTCGTCCCTGGTGGTCGCGAAGAGCCGTCCCTTGGGAATGGCGCCGATCCAATGGCCGGACCGGCCGACCCGTTGCAGGCCGACCGCGATCGACCGGGGCGAGCCGATCTGGCAGACCAGGTCCACCGTGCCGATGTCGATACCCAATTCCAGGGACGCGGTCGCGACCACCACGCGGGTCTGGCCGAATTTGAGCCGCTCCTCCGCCGAGAGACGGATCTGCCGCGACAGACTCCCGTGATGGGCCGCCACCGCCTGCTCGCCCAAATCGCCGCGCAACCGTTCCTCCAGATGGTGCGACACCCGCTCGACCAGCCGCCTGGTATTGACAAACACCAAGGTGGACTTGTGCGTCCGGACCAGCTCGGCCACGCGGTCGTAGACGTCGCTCCAGATCGCGTTCGTCGCCACCGCTCCCAACTCGTCCCTGGGCACTTCCACCGCCAGGTCCATCCGGCGTCGATGGCCGACGTCCACGATAGTGGGAGCGGGCCCGGCACCCACCAGAAACCCGGCGACGGTCTCGATGGGCCGCTGTGTGGCCGAGAGGCCGATGCGCACCGGCTTGACCGCCGCCAAGGCATCCAGCCTGGCCAACGACAAGGCGAGATGCGCCCCGCGCTTGTTCGGCGCGACGGCGTGAATTTCGTCCACGATGACGGTGCGGACATCCCGCAAGATCTGGCGGCTCTTCTGGGCCGTCAGGAGCAGATAGAGCGACTCGGGCGTCGTGATCAAAATGTGCGGCGGCCGGCGGAGCATCTGCTGCCGGTCCCAGGCCGGCGTATCGCCGGTGCGGACCGTGACACGGAGCTCCGGCATCAACAGGCCTGCGGCCAGCGCCGCATCGGCGATCTCCGCCAGCGGCTCCTGCAGATTTTTTTGAATGTCGTTGCCGAGCGCCTTGAGCGGAGAGACGTAGAGCACCTGCGTCCGGTCGGTCAGTTCCCCGGCCAGGGCCTGCTTGAACAGGGCATCGATGCAGGACAGGAAGGCGGCCAACGTTTTGCCCGAGCCGGTGGGGGCCGCAATCAGGACCGGCGAACCGGAGGCGATGGTCGGCCAGCTCCTGGCCTGGACTGCCGTCGGCGCACCGAACCGGCCACGAAACCAGGCGGCGACAATGGGATGAAAGGAGGCGAGCGGCATAGGGGGAATCTTACCATGGGCGGCGCGATGGCAACAGCCGTCCGATCGGGTACAATGGCCGTCGCCCCAGTTGAAGAGGCCCCTGCGACGCGATGAGCCACCCATCACCGGTCGTGATTCTCGGCGCCGGCTACACCGGCCTGGTCATCCATGCCCTCGGCACGGCCCTGGGGCTGACGGTTTTGGCCGGCAGCCGATCGCCGCACGAACACCTGACCTCGATTCCCAGATCGCAGCGCCTGCGCTTCGATCTGGAGCAGCCGCAGACCTGGGCTGACATTCCGGAGCAGGCCCGGCTCGTCTGGTGTTTCCCGGCGGTCCCCGAGACGCTCGTGCGAGATTTTGCCGAGCGAGTCGCCCCCACGGTCAGCCGGCTGGTGGTGCTGGGCAGCACGTCGGGCTACGAGCTTGCGGCCCCACAGAAGGAAGGAACGGCCGCGCCGCTGATCGACGAAGAGGCCCCGCTCAACCTGGCCCTCCCCCGCGTGCGCGGCGAGGAATGGCTCCGGACACATTCCCCAGCGATCGTCCTCCGCAGCGCCGGCATCTATGGGCCGGGCCGGCATGTGTTGGATTGGATCAGGCACGGGCGGGTCACCGCGTCCCCCCGCTTCGTCAACCTCGTGCATGTCGAGGACCTGGCCGGGATCTGCTTGGCGGCTTTGGAACGGGGCAGGGCCGGCGCCGTCTACAATGTCAGCGACGGACAGCCCAGACAATGGGCCGAGATCTGCCGGATCGCACAGCAGCGTTGGGGCGTGGAGTCATTGGATAAGGGGCCGGCGGGTCGGACAACAACCGGACCGGGAAAGCGCCTGTCCATCGCCAAGCTGCAACGAGACTTGGGGTATGCGTTCCGCCACCCGGATTTGTACGAGGCGTTGGACGAGATAGAGGCAAGTTGACAAGTTGGAACGTCTATAAAGTCGACACGTCACGAATCCGAAGCAGGCAACTTTCGGACTTTCTCGACTTTTCAACTTTGCGACTGTGTCGCTTTCACCGAAGCAGCGCCATCACCGTCGCGCACACCAACAAATTATTGAGCATATGGGCCGCCATGCCTGGCAGGAGACTGCCGGTTTTCTCGTAAGCCCAGGCCCAGAGCATCCCGCTCCAGAAGACGCTGACCGTGCCGAGGATACCGTACCCGTGCGCCAAGGCAAAAATCCCCGCGCTGATCGCTCCCGCCGCGGCCCATCCATACTTGCGCCTGAGCGTGGCGAAGAGCAGCCCCCGAAACACCAGCTCCTCGAACAGCGGGGCGAACACCACATATTCGACGAGGCTGACCGCCAGCAGGAGCCCGGAGCCCCAGACCAAGTCCCCGTCGAACCATTCGGTCCAGTGACTGGACAGGTCCCAGGCTTCCGCGACTCGGCCCAGACCCCATTCTCCCAGCAACGCCGCCGCGAGCAGGGCGGCCAACATCAGCCCCAACCGGCCCCAGGCAGCCGGCAAGGGCCGGAGCCCCAGCCCCTGCAGCCATCCGACCCCCGTGGGCCCGAACAAATGTCGCTGGGCCAGGAGCAGAATCGGCAGGTTCGTGAGCGGGATGGCCACAGCCCGCACCAGCAGGCTGTCGGTCTCGAGCGAGAGCAGGGCCAGGGTCAAGAGGGCGCTGATCGCTCCGCCACGGATCAGGACCACGGACCCGAGGCGGCCGCGCCAGAGGGGCGGGACCGGCGCCGCCCCCACTTGCAGAACCCGGCGCTCTCCCCGCGACCGGACGACCAGAGCCAGCGCTATCAGACCGGCCACCATGCAGAACAACTGCAAGCCGGCCAGTATCCTGGCCCGCTGCATCAGGGGCTCCGTCCGGCTGATCTGGGCTTTTTTGGTGGCCGAGAGCAGCGGCTGATCGCCGGCCTTGGTCGCAATCTGGATGGCCAGCCGATCATAGAACCAGCCGGCCGGAATCCGTTCCGCCAGTTCCGCCTGAAGCGCCAGCTCTTCCGCCCGCGCAATCCCGGGCTCCAGATAAGCGGCGCTCAGCCATCGGGCGAACAGCGGGAACGGGTCCTTGCCCTTCGCCCAGGCCTGGATTGCGGCGCGCACTCGGTCGAGCTTGCCGGCCTCGCCCTCCAGGATCGCCGACTGAAGTCGTACCTGCGGGTCCGGGAACGAGTCGGCCAGTTCCTCATACCAGACGGAAGCCAGCGGCAAGGTCTCTCCGCTGTCGCTCATCGTCAGGTCGAAGAGGAGCCGCTCCCAGGGAGGCGCATCGGCGAAGACCTCCTCCAGATCCATCGAGCGGCCGACCATCAGCGCCAGCGCGCGTTCCGGTTCGTCCACCCGGCTGAGGCGTGGGACGGTGGCTTGCAGCCAGGCGAACAGGAACACCGAGCCCAGTAGAATGAGAACCGAGAGGCCGGTCAGAAACGGGGAGAATCGTGGCGCAGGAGGCGGACCAGCCGATGCCGGATCGGACGGATGGTGCGGCACAACGACCGCCGGCGCGGCATCGCCATGACCGACAGCCGGCGCGGCATCTTGACCCATGTCCGTGAGATCGGCCACCCAGACTCCTGATTGTGCGGCAGTATAGCACGGAGTCTTCGTGGGAACAGGGCAGGCCGGGCTTGTCGCGGGCGGCTATGCCTGATCCAGCACACGGCGGACCGTGATCGCCAATTCTTCAATCGTGAAGGGCTTGGAAAGACAGATGGGGGCCGCTTGCTCCAAGCCATGACTCGCCAGAATTTCACCGCTATAGCCGGAGACGTAGAGGGTCTTGAGGCCGGGCTTGACCAGGGCCAGCCGCTCGGCCAATTGCCGTCCGTTCATCTCCGGCATCACCACGTCGGTCAGCAGGAGATGAATCCGCCCCGGATGCTGTTCGGCCAACAACAAGGCATTCTCGGGGGATCCGGTCTCCAACACCTGATACCCCTGCCCGCTGAGGGTCTCCTGAATCAGGAGACGCACATCCCGGTCGTCATCCACGACCAGGATCGTTTCGTCCCCCCGCGGCATGGCTTTCGGCGCCGCCGTTTCTTCCGGCTCCTCAACGGCATCCTGCCGCGGCAGGCAGACGGTGAACGTCGTCCCCTGCCCCGGCTCGCTGGCCGCCGCGATCGTTCCGCCACTCTGTTCCACAATCCGATGGACCGTGGCCAGGCCGAGGCCAGTGCCTTGCCTCTGGCCTTTGGTGGTAAAGAACGGGTCGAAGCAATGGGCACAGATCTCCGGATCCATGCCCTGACCCGTGTCACGAATCGTCAGCCGCACCGATGGTCGGCCGCCAAGACCGGCCAGCCCGCATGCGGGGTGAGAGTCGTCCATGGCGGTGGTCATCGTGAGGGTGCCCCCCGCCGGCATGGCATCCCGCGCATTGACGGCCAGGTTGATGATCGCCTGCGGAAATTGCCCCGGATCCACCAGCACCGGACAGACGTTCGGCGTCAAGACCGTCTCGACACGGATCGCCTCTCCCATCAATGCTCGGACGATCGGCACCTGATCCTTGACGAGTTGGTTGAGATCCACGCTTCTGAGCTGCATCGGCTGTTTCCGGCTGAATACGAGGAGCTGCCGCGTGATCGCTTCCCCGCGCTCCGAGGCTTTTTTGATCGCCTCCAGCCGCTTGAACAGGGGGTCGCCTTCGTCGCGGCCCTTGAGCGCCATCTGACAAGAGCCCTGAATGACCTGCAGAAGCTGGTTGAAGTCGTGAGCCACCTCCGCCGCCAGGCGGCCCAGCGCCTCCATTTTGTGCCGCTGGCGGAACTCGGCTTCCTTCTGGCGGACCAACGCGTCCATCCGCTTGCGCTCCGAAAGATCGCGGAGAATCCCGCTGAAAAACATGCGCCCATCCACCTGCCAGGCCACCAGCGACAGCTCGAGGGGAAACTCGGTTCCGTCTTTCTTCAGTCCCTCGATTTCGACCGTCCTCCCGAGAGCATGGCCCTGCCCGGTTCGGATAAACCGCTTGATCCCTTCGGTATGGCGGGCCCGGTACCGTTCCGGCATCAACAAAGCCACCGGCCGGCCCAGCATCTCCTGCTCGTCGTACGCAAAGAGTGT
Coding sequences:
- a CDS encoding DEAD/DEAH box helicase, with product MPLASFHPIVAAWFRGRFGAPTAVQARSWPTIASGSPVLIAAPTGSGKTLAAFLSCIDALFKQALAGELTDRTQVLYVSPLKALGNDIQKNLQEPLAEIADAALAAGLLMPELRVTVRTGDTPAWDRQQMLRRPPHILITTPESLYLLLTAQKSRQILRDVRTVIVDEIHAVAPNKRGAHLALSLARLDALAAVKPVRIGLSATQRPIETVAGFLVGAGPAPTIVDVGHRRRMDLAVEVPRDELGAVATNAIWSDVYDRVAELVRTHKSTLVFVNTRRLVERVSHHLEERLRGDLGEQAVAAHHGSLSRQIRLSAEERLKFGQTRVVVATASLELGIDIGTVDLVCQIGSPRSIAVGLQRVGRSGHWIGAIPKGRLFATTRDELIECASLLRAIRAGTLDRLTVPPGPLDILAQQMVASVAAQEWTEEGLYALCRQAAPYRDLSRRDFDSVLRMLAEGIATSRGRGTAYLHHDRINRRIRARRGARLAAITSGGAIADTANYAVIAEPDGTVVGSVDEDFAVESLAGDIILLGNTSWRIRGVETGKMRVEDAHGAPPTIPFWRGEAPARTAELSAEVAAIRDAISRQPSALQWLQEDCGLDRRGAEQAVAYVLAGRAALGTVPTQKTIVAERFFDEGGGMQLVLHAPFGGRLNRAWGLALRKRFCATFDFELQAAATDEGIVLSLGERHSFPLESVFGFLRADGVREVLIQAVLQAPMFMTRWRWNAQRSLALLRFTNGKKVPPQIQRMRAEDLLASVFPAATACQENIHGPRDVPDHPLVRETIRDCLTEAMDIDGLEALLSNIESGAIQCLARDTPAPSPFCHEILNANPYAFLDDAPLEERRARAVEMRRSLSPDLAGKLGALSADAIAEVEDEAWPVVRSPDELHDALLTLHWVPEQIAPAWAAYLLPLLQAGRAVIVTVGRGDTETRGVGHAALPARPVPASAPVHGWVAMERVSVIQAAFPNVLLPPSLTIEGVRPDRETAIRTIVQGWMESTGPTTVRELAAKLWLAPEAVNGALLQLEATGQVLRGNFRPAPIQNVEFKIENSGAVAPEWCDRRLLARIHRLTIGILRKEIEPVTAAEFMKFLFQWQHVTPGSRLHGEAGLQEVIRQLAGFEAAASAWERFLLPCRMSKYDPDWLDRLCLGGMAAWGRLSPHPRLEEPMLGLGDAPRAKRIMPTSVAPIGLFPREEAWWLLRAGGEAVGPVAEGNLGPVAQDLQRYLRSRGASFFADLVAGTGHLQTEVEGGLWELAAAGLVTADGFDNLRALLDPKRRRAEGRGKARRPGRSAGRWSLLRHAVGDQPSAVRPEESVARQLLRRYGVVFRDLLGRESLSPPWRDLLVQYRRLESRGEIRGGRFVAGFVGEQFALPEAVESLRALRRAGTASGGGAEIKLSGADPLNLAGIILPGPRVPALPSNYIVFHDGVPIRSGSYQRVGEHREGQSDQSLGDVIALPRRD
- a CDS encoding CPBP family intramembrane metalloprotease; translated protein: MADLTDMGQDAAPAVGHGDAAPAVVVPHHPSDPASAGPPPAPRFSPFLTGLSVLILLGSVFLFAWLQATVPRLSRVDEPERALALMVGRSMDLEEVFADAPPWERLLFDLTMSDSGETLPLASVWYEELADSFPDPQVRLQSAILEGEAGKLDRVRAAIQAWAKGKDPFPLFARWLSAAYLEPGIARAEELALQAELAERIPAGWFYDRLAIQIATKAGDQPLLSATKKAQISRTEPLMQRARILAGLQLFCMVAGLIALALVVRSRGERRVLQVGAAPVPPLWRGRLGSVVLIRGGAISALLTLALLSLETDSLLVRAVAIPLTNLPILLLAQRHLFGPTGVGWLQGLGLRPLPAAWGRLGLMLAALLAAALLGEWGLGRVAEAWDLSSHWTEWFDGDLVWGSGLLLAVSLVEYVVFAPLFEELVFRGLLFATLRRKYGWAAAGAISAGIFALAHGYGILGTVSVFWSGMLWAWAYEKTGSLLPGMAAHMLNNLLVCATVMALLR
- a CDS encoding PAS domain-containing sensor histidine kinase, producing the protein MTAHEWPGWREEVDGMSSESSQPADPSAFPPRPPAPGPGRRAELLLIQILVAIVLSYHLLFSEDTHGLYALKEWIVLGLLLLVAAVMVFPGKVWDSSWFVGSLVMVDTAVTSSLTYFSPNAASGFHVTFFLIILVAASAPSLRQALGLSTLLCVGYAGLLYFGPSQIRALSVSELLELPVLLIMAVFYGVSADTIRRLHRKTEQMAQESERTFRALVESAHDAIVQADSQGIIIWWNKAAHTLFAYDEQEMLGRPVALLMPERYRARHTEGIKRFIRTGQGHALGRTVEIEGLKKDGTEFPLELSLVAWQVDGRMFFSGILRDLSERKRMDALVRQKEAEFRQRHKMEALGRLAAEVAHDFNQLLQVIQGSCQMALKGRDEGDPLFKRLEAIKKASERGEAITRQLLVFSRKQPMQLRSVDLNQLVKDQVPIVRALMGEAIRVETVLTPNVCPVLVDPGQFPQAIINLAVNARDAMPAGGTLTMTTAMDDSHPACGLAGLGGRPSVRLTIRDTGQGMDPEICAHCFDPFFTTKGQRQGTGLGLATVHRIVEQSGGTIAAASEPGQGTTFTVCLPRQDAVEEPEETAAPKAMPRGDETILVVDDDRDVRLLIQETLSGQGYQVLETGSPENALLLAEQHPGRIHLLLTDVVMPEMNGRQLAERLALVKPGLKTLYVSGYSGEILASHGLEQAAPICLSKPFTIEELAITVRRVLDQA